A single region of the Candidatus Palauibacter scopulicola genome encodes:
- a CDS encoding DUF1552 domain-containing protein encodes MEFITGQHLPRRTFIQGVGATLALPFLDAMVPAGRLWGSTSAKSLTEGTGTRFIAIEEVHGLAGCNRDHGAPKFLFAPEKTGREFEIIDESALVSLRPYREHLTIISNTDVRNAEAFTPPEIGGDHFRSSAVFLTQARPKQTQGSDIFCGTSMDQIYAQRFGQDTPMPSMQFCIENLDQAGGCTYNYSCAYTDSLSWASPTEPLPMIRDPRVAFDLLFGAGGTEAERAARRATRRSILDWISGEISSVQRSLGAEDSRRMDQYLTNVRELERRIQMVESRNSSGEERALPEAPAGVPDSFTEHMQMLFDIQVLALETDMTRIISFKTGRDAQNRVFPDSESDRPFHPASHHGNREEAVEEFNKINQFRVGQLPYLIDKLKNTMHGESSLLDQSVVLWGSPMADANLHNHRRCPLFLLGHGNGMLEGNLHIKAPDETPMANAMLAVLHELGVDDVDVFGDSTGPMSLNQTDPVTTDAGS; translated from the coding sequence ATGGAATTCATCACCGGACAGCACCTGCCGCGCAGGACCTTCATCCAGGGCGTCGGGGCCACGCTGGCCCTGCCGTTCCTCGACGCGATGGTTCCGGCGGGCCGTCTGTGGGGATCGACGAGCGCGAAGAGCCTGACGGAGGGGACGGGAACCCGGTTCATCGCGATCGAGGAAGTCCACGGGCTCGCGGGGTGCAACCGCGACCACGGTGCGCCGAAGTTCCTCTTCGCGCCGGAAAAGACGGGACGCGAGTTCGAGATCATCGATGAGAGCGCGCTCGTCTCGCTGCGGCCGTACCGCGAGCACCTGACGATCATCAGCAATACGGACGTGCGGAACGCCGAGGCGTTCACGCCGCCCGAGATCGGCGGGGACCACTTCCGCTCGAGCGCCGTGTTCCTGACGCAGGCGCGCCCGAAGCAGACGCAGGGGTCCGACATCTTCTGCGGGACGTCGATGGATCAGATCTACGCGCAGCGCTTCGGCCAGGACACGCCGATGCCGTCGATGCAGTTCTGCATCGAGAACCTCGATCAGGCGGGTGGCTGCACGTACAACTACTCGTGCGCGTACACGGACTCGCTGAGCTGGGCTTCGCCGACCGAGCCCCTGCCCATGATCCGCGATCCGCGGGTCGCCTTCGACCTCCTGTTCGGCGCCGGCGGCACCGAGGCGGAGCGGGCGGCGCGGCGGGCCACGCGGCGCAGCATCCTCGACTGGATCTCGGGCGAGATCTCCTCGGTGCAGCGCAGCCTCGGGGCGGAGGACTCGCGCCGCATGGACCAGTACCTGACGAACGTCCGAGAACTGGAACGCCGGATTCAGATGGTTGAGTCGCGCAATTCGAGCGGCGAGGAGCGGGCTCTGCCGGAAGCGCCGGCGGGCGTGCCGGACTCGTTCACCGAGCACATGCAGATGCTGTTCGACATCCAGGTGCTCGCCCTCGAGACCGACATGACGCGCATCATCTCGTTCAAGACGGGGCGCGACGCGCAGAATCGCGTCTTCCCCGACAGCGAATCGGACCGGCCCTTCCACCCGGCCTCCCACCACGGGAACCGCGAAGAGGCGGTGGAGGAGTTCAACAAGATCAACCAGTTCCGCGTGGGTCAGCTCCCGTACCTCATCGACAAGCTCAAGAACACGATGCACGGCGAGTCGAGCCTGCTCGACCAGAGCGTGGTCCTGTGGGGTTCGCCGATGGCGGACGCGAACCTGCACAACCATCGGCGCTGCCCGCTCTTCCTGCTCGGGCACGGAAACGGGATGCTCGAGGGCAACCTCCACATCAAGGCGCCCGACGAGACCCCGATGGCCAACGCGATGCTCGCGGTCCTGCACGAACTCGGCGTGGACGACGTGGATGTGTTCGGCGACAGTACCGGGCCGATGTCGCTCAACCAGACCGACCCGGTCACGACGGACGCGGGGAGCTGA
- a CDS encoding ankyrin repeat domain-containing protein, which translates to MRRATVRRGFAVVCAALLVSAGAPAAWAPDSPVADAAMRGDVETVRELLRQGLDVNAAQGDGMTALHWAADRGDAEVADMLIYAGADVAAVTRIGKYTPLHLAARRGSAEILASLIAAGSAVTAATDNSGAVPLHLAAAAGNPDAIAVLLDAGADPDAQEAAWGQTPLTLAAAANRADAIRILLERGADPDIASHVVDLLAQDKLDRLARERETEVLQAFTGGGDEARNPTPGELQAAVRAGRDVYAEGLPEEEEEEEAEDDDFRRLFLPPVEKTGGLTPLLHAVRQGYVESAVALLDGGADINRVSASDGTSPLVMAAINGQFDLALLLLERGADPNLASELNGVSPLWAAINARWQPRTRFPQPQERPLQSANYLEVARALLDAGADPNHRITRHPWYMVYTGCGNRNCGLVDTNGATAFWRAAYATDVEAMKLLVEHGADPNIPTKAPPRRQRLSPDEFLRQQALNALRDSSYVELPQEERLKLLQDIREQLPEEEREEFPDKDLDNLTADVRTRLIEAAEAADQARANAPDASGLPPVPPGGPGVMPIHAASGVGYGEGFAGNAHRHTPHGWLPAVKYLVEELGADVNARDHNGYTAMHNAASRGDDEMILYLVEVGGDVTVVSRRGQTTADMANGPVQRVSPFPETVALLESLGSHNNNNCLTC; encoded by the coding sequence GTGCGGCGGGCAACGGTCCGGCGCGGGTTCGCGGTCGTCTGCGCGGCGCTCCTCGTTTCGGCGGGAGCGCCGGCGGCCTGGGCGCCCGATTCGCCCGTCGCCGACGCGGCGATGCGCGGCGATGTCGAGACGGTGCGCGAACTGCTCCGTCAGGGGCTCGACGTCAACGCGGCGCAGGGCGACGGGATGACCGCGCTGCACTGGGCCGCCGACCGCGGCGACGCCGAAGTGGCGGACATGCTCATCTACGCCGGCGCCGATGTGGCGGCGGTCACGCGCATCGGGAAGTATACGCCGCTTCACCTGGCTGCGAGGCGGGGCTCCGCCGAGATCCTGGCGAGCCTGATCGCCGCCGGGTCGGCCGTGACGGCCGCCACGGACAACAGCGGCGCCGTGCCGCTCCACCTGGCCGCGGCGGCGGGCAACCCCGACGCGATCGCGGTGCTGCTCGACGCGGGCGCGGACCCCGACGCGCAGGAGGCCGCCTGGGGCCAGACGCCGCTCACGCTGGCAGCCGCCGCCAACCGGGCCGATGCGATCCGGATCCTGCTGGAGCGGGGCGCGGACCCCGACATCGCCTCGCATGTGGTCGACCTGCTCGCGCAGGATAAGCTCGACCGGCTGGCGCGAGAGCGCGAAACGGAGGTGCTGCAGGCCTTCACCGGCGGAGGCGACGAGGCGCGCAATCCCACGCCCGGCGAGCTCCAGGCCGCCGTGCGCGCGGGGCGCGACGTGTACGCCGAGGGTCTGCCCGAAGAGGAGGAGGAGGAAGAGGCGGAAGATGACGATTTCCGGCGTCTCTTCCTGCCCCCGGTCGAGAAGACGGGCGGGCTGACCCCGCTGCTCCACGCGGTCCGCCAGGGGTACGTGGAATCGGCCGTCGCCCTCCTCGACGGCGGCGCGGACATCAACCGGGTGAGCGCATCGGATGGCACGAGCCCGCTCGTGATGGCCGCGATCAATGGCCAGTTCGACCTCGCCCTTCTCCTGCTCGAGCGGGGCGCCGACCCGAACCTGGCCTCCGAACTGAACGGCGTGTCGCCGCTGTGGGCCGCGATCAACGCCCGCTGGCAGCCGCGCACGCGCTTCCCGCAGCCGCAGGAGCGTCCGCTCCAGAGCGCGAATTACCTGGAGGTCGCGCGTGCCCTGCTCGACGCGGGCGCGGACCCGAACCACCGCATCACGCGGCATCCGTGGTACATGGTGTACACCGGCTGCGGAAACCGGAACTGCGGCCTCGTAGACACCAACGGCGCCACCGCCTTCTGGCGCGCCGCCTACGCGACCGACGTCGAGGCGATGAAGCTTCTCGTCGAGCATGGGGCCGATCCGAACATCCCGACCAAGGCGCCCCCCCGGCGCCAGCGTCTCTCCCCGGACGAGTTCCTGCGGCAGCAGGCGCTGAACGCGCTGCGCGACTCCTCCTACGTCGAACTCCCGCAGGAGGAGCGCCTCAAGCTGCTCCAGGACATTCGGGAGCAGTTGCCGGAGGAGGAGCGGGAGGAGTTCCCCGACAAGGACCTCGACAATCTCACGGCCGACGTGAGGACCAGGCTGATCGAGGCCGCCGAGGCGGCGGATCAGGCGCGGGCGAACGCGCCGGACGCCTCGGGGCTGCCGCCCGTGCCCCCCGGCGGGCCCGGCGTGATGCCGATCCACGCCGCCTCCGGCGTGGGCTACGGCGAGGGGTTCGCGGGCAACGCGCACCGCCACACGCCCCACGGCTGGCTGCCGGCGGTGAAGTATCTCGTCGAGGAGCTGGGCGCGGACGTGAACGCCCGCGACCACAACGGCTACACGGCCATGCACAACGCGGCGTCGCGCGGCGACGACGAGATGATCCTCTATCTCGTGGAAGTGGGGGGCGACGTCACCGTGGTCAGCCGCCGCGGCCAGACGACGGCCGACATGGCGAACGGCCCCGTGCAGCGCGTCTCGCCCTTCCCGGAGACCGTCGCGCTCCTCGAGAGCCTGGGCTCTCACAACAACAACAACTGCCTCACCTGCTGA
- a CDS encoding GYD domain-containing protein gives MAKYMFRTSYTQSGLTGLIAEGGTGRREALRQTVESAGGTLEGFYYAFGDDDLLLIADLPDATAATTLSLNIAAAGALTVSVTVLIDPETVDEAVARGVSYRLPGA, from the coding sequence ATGGCCAAGTACATGTTCCGCACGAGCTACACGCAGTCCGGCCTCACGGGCCTGATCGCCGAGGGCGGCACCGGGCGCCGCGAGGCGCTGCGCCAGACGGTCGAGAGCGCGGGCGGCACGCTCGAAGGCTTCTACTACGCCTTCGGCGACGACGACCTCCTATTGATCGCCGATCTCCCCGACGCGACCGCCGCCACGACGCTCTCGCTCAACATCGCCGCGGCGGGGGCCCTGACCGTCTCCGTGACCGTGCTCATCGACCCCGAGACGGTGGACGAGGCCGTCGCCCGAGGCGTCTCCTACCGCCTCCCCGGAGCCTGA